In Pseudoalteromonas xiamenensis, the following are encoded in one genomic region:
- a CDS encoding acyl carrier protein: MTNPMNFEAFFRDFFEQRGVILPECWQGYDFVSAGVLDSFEILTMIMAIEVELGVQVPATLLADPKNATLGVLANSIAEIG; encoded by the coding sequence ATGACCAATCCTATGAACTTTGAAGCATTTTTTCGAGACTTTTTTGAGCAGCGCGGTGTTATCCTTCCTGAGTGTTGGCAAGGGTATGATTTTGTGTCAGCTGGCGTACTTGATTCGTTTGAAATTCTTACCATGATAATGGCGATTGAGGTTGAATTGGGTGTTCAAGTGCCGGCAACACTCTTGGCCGATCCAAAAAATGCCACGCTGGGTGTGTTAGCAAACAGTATCGCGGAGATCGGGTGA
- the pseI gene encoding pseudaminic acid synthase, which yields MSSFSKTIEISGRKVGHDQPCYIIAEMSANHGQCLNKAKELVIAAKEAGADAIKLQTYRADTLTMKCDLPHFYINEGPWKGQYLYDLYEGAYMPWDFHAELFELANNIGITCFSSPFDVTAVELLAELNAPAYKIASPELIDHDLIRAVAATGKPVIMSTGGATLAEIAEAVKVAEDAGVKELALMKCTSTYPAPANSINLRTIPHMQAAFGVPVGLSDHTLGNDVPLASVAVGACMIEKHFVLNKEDETADSFFSMTPDELKNLVHGVRQIEQALGTVHYPSESSKARRCVYVVKDIKQGERLTAEHLRQMRPGSGEIQPKEIPRLIGRQVARSMQSGEQLKWTDLQ from the coding sequence ATGAGTTCCTTTTCAAAAACGATAGAAATCTCAGGCCGTAAAGTCGGTCATGACCAACCGTGTTACATCATCGCAGAAATGTCAGCCAACCATGGCCAGTGCTTGAACAAAGCAAAAGAACTCGTTATAGCTGCAAAAGAAGCGGGTGCTGATGCGATAAAGCTGCAAACTTACCGTGCCGACACGCTCACCATGAAGTGCGATTTACCGCATTTTTATATTAACGAAGGGCCTTGGAAGGGCCAGTACCTTTATGACTTGTACGAAGGGGCTTACATGCCATGGGATTTTCATGCTGAGCTGTTCGAACTCGCAAACAACATTGGCATTACCTGTTTTTCTTCTCCTTTTGATGTGACTGCAGTTGAACTTTTGGCCGAATTAAATGCGCCAGCGTATAAAATCGCCTCGCCAGAGTTAATCGACCACGACCTTATTCGTGCGGTCGCGGCAACAGGAAAACCCGTTATTATGTCAACCGGTGGTGCAACGCTCGCGGAGATTGCTGAGGCCGTTAAAGTTGCCGAAGATGCTGGTGTCAAAGAGTTGGCTTTGATGAAATGCACCAGTACCTACCCAGCACCAGCCAACAGTATTAACCTTCGCACAATTCCTCATATGCAGGCCGCATTTGGGGTGCCAGTAGGGTTATCTGACCACACGCTCGGCAATGACGTCCCGCTGGCATCTGTTGCCGTTGGCGCTTGTATGATTGAAAAGCATTTTGTACTCAATAAAGAAGACGAAACCGCAGATAGCTTTTTCTCGATGACGCCCGATGAACTGAAAAACCTTGTGCATGGAGTTCGTCAGATAGAGCAAGCGTTAGGTACTGTGCATTACCCAAGCGAGTCTTCTAAGGCGCGCCGCTGTGTTTATGTGGTGAAAGACATTAAACAGGGAGAGCGATTAACTGCTGAACATTTACGTCAAATGCGCCCTGGTAGTGGTGAGATTCAGCCAAAAGAAATCCCACGTTTAATTGGTCGACAAGTTGCTAGGTCGATGCAAAGTGGTGAACAACTTAAGTGGACGGACTTGCAATGA
- a CDS encoding AMP-binding protein, with amino-acid sequence MMTIYDLFKSHVDTEPQKVAVIYEDSQLSYFAVNEQVTNLCGYLQHLGLTAGQRIALFAPNGIEYPIILLACARLGNSVSCLYLLV; translated from the coding sequence ATGATGACCATCTACGACCTTTTTAAATCACATGTTGACACAGAGCCACAAAAAGTGGCGGTAATCTATGAAGATAGTCAACTCAGTTATTTTGCGGTCAATGAGCAAGTTACAAACCTATGCGGTTACTTGCAGCATTTAGGGCTAACAGCTGGGCAACGCATTGCTTTGTTTGCCCCAAATGGGATTGAATACCCCATTATCTTGCTTGCGTGTGCACGTTTAGGGAACTCGGTGTCGTGCCTTTACCTATTAGTCTAA
- a CDS encoding pseudaminic acid biosynthesis protein PseG, with protein MILFRVDTTCGIGHLMRCKSLALAFLQEGINSSFVIDQGFEKLDLLSPFEKSVYTVSKRCEIEDANFVASLIYNIGFVRYCVVDSYRLGIDWESQVKKTGIELIALDDLERMHVADFIIDAKWQGPQTFDRYAKSTTSKKLLGPSFASLQQEYQQASVLTRHNSILFSLGGGGDWDILTDVIEALVASSEPLPFSIDVIIGPKATNTERLKKLHERHHQISLHEGLQSVQPFFAQCGLFVGALGTSLYELAACNTPAITFSIAPNQQNDIFDLEALGHYCHLESIDKSDVHKLVALIETLYSKRDRLTKLRKQAQVPVDGLGAYRVRDSILGLERVEPNLTPSSLVTPQALQLTELISLRAVDDGDINHYLWARNRQDNAWRMTITDKIERIDHYGWWFKNRRESYVMYDENGVLLYVWHQKVVDADQEFLIGGWFAACERVNFTHAQLILEWQLTECKRAYPQATWLAVINKDNRFVNLLNQRAGFVSLQPTMKEFSVTQRLFPNANVQEFNFVMKSPKADQL; from the coding sequence GTGATTTTATTTCGCGTTGATACAACCTGTGGAATTGGTCATTTAATGCGTTGCAAGAGCCTCGCGCTGGCATTTTTACAGGAAGGCATTAACTCATCGTTTGTGATTGACCAAGGGTTTGAGAAGTTGGATTTGCTTTCGCCGTTTGAAAAATCGGTCTACACCGTGTCTAAGCGCTGTGAAATTGAAGACGCGAATTTTGTAGCCTCTTTAATCTATAATATTGGTTTTGTGCGCTACTGCGTAGTGGATAGTTATCGTCTTGGTATCGACTGGGAAAGCCAAGTTAAAAAAACGGGCATCGAACTCATAGCGCTAGATGATTTAGAGCGGATGCACGTAGCTGACTTTATCATAGATGCAAAATGGCAAGGCCCGCAAACTTTTGACCGTTATGCAAAATCAACGACCAGCAAAAAATTGCTTGGGCCAAGTTTTGCGTCATTACAGCAAGAATATCAACAGGCTTCCGTGTTAACTCGTCACAATTCTATTTTGTTTTCACTAGGTGGCGGCGGTGATTGGGATATTTTAACTGACGTGATTGAAGCGTTAGTCGCTAGCTCTGAACCATTGCCGTTTAGCATTGATGTCATTATTGGGCCAAAGGCCACTAATACTGAGCGCCTAAAAAAGCTCCATGAGCGTCATCACCAAATATCGTTGCACGAAGGCTTGCAGAGTGTTCAGCCCTTTTTCGCCCAGTGTGGGTTATTTGTTGGCGCGCTGGGCACGTCACTATATGAACTTGCAGCGTGTAATACGCCTGCAATCACCTTTTCGATAGCACCTAATCAACAGAATGACATTTTTGATTTAGAGGCATTGGGTCACTATTGTCATTTAGAGAGTATCGACAAAAGTGATGTGCACAAATTAGTTGCGCTGATAGAAACCTTGTACTCAAAAAGGGATCGGTTGACAAAACTAAGAAAGCAAGCTCAAGTCCCTGTGGACGGTCTTGGTGCATATCGTGTAAGAGATAGTATATTAGGCCTAGAGCGAGTCGAGCCTAATCTTACGCCTTCAAGTTTAGTTACGCCCCAGGCTTTGCAACTTACTGAACTCATTTCGCTTAGAGCTGTCGATGATGGGGACATTAACCATTATTTATGGGCGAGAAATCGACAAGATAACGCCTGGCGAATGACCATTACCGATAAAATAGAGCGGATTGATCACTATGGTTGGTGGTTTAAAAATCGGCGTGAGTCGTACGTTATGTATGACGAGAACGGAGTGTTACTCTATGTGTGGCATCAAAAGGTGGTTGATGCTGATCAAGAGTTCTTAATTGGCGGTTGGTTTGCTGCTTGCGAACGAGTGAACTTTACCCATGCGCAATTAATCCTTGAGTGGCAATTAACCGAGTGTAAACGTGCGTATCCGCAAGCAACTTGGCTTGCTGTAATCAACAAAGACAACCGATTTGTTAACCTGTTAAACCAGCGTGCAGGGTTTGTTTCGCTTCAACCTACTATGAAAGAATTTTCTGTAACTCAGCGTCTATTTCCAAATGCCAATGTTCAAGAATTTAATTTTGTAATGAAATCGCCTAAGGCGGACCAGCTATGA